From the Deinococcus multiflagellatus genome, the window CGTGCATGCGGTTAATGGCCCGCAGAAAGGTGGTCTTGCCGCAGCCCGACGGGCCGATCAGGGCGTTGACGGTGCCGCGCTGCACGTTCAGGTTCACGCCGCGCACGGCCTGCTTGTCGCCGTAGTAGATGTTGACGTTCTGGGCACTGAGAATGGGGGACACAGGAAACAGCTCCTTTTTATTTGCGGCGGCTGGCACGCCGGGCCAGCAGGCTGGTGACAAAGATCAGGGTGATGAGCAGCAGGGCGCCGGCCTTGGCCAGCCGCTGGTTCTCGTCGTAGGCGCTGGTGGCGCCCCGGTAGATTTCCAGGGGCAGGGCGCTCATGGGCCCCCGGGGGTCCAGGTTGACCGCGCTGTTGCCAAAGGCCGTGAACAGCAGCGGGGCCGCCTCGCCCGCCACGCGGGCCAGCGCCAGCATCACGCCGGTGATGATGCCCCCGGCGGCGGCGGGCAGCACAATGCGCAGCGTGACCAGCCACTTGGGCAGCCCCAGCGCCAGCCCCGCTTCGCGCACCGTCTGCGGCACCAGTTTCAGCACTTCCTCGGTGGTGCGCACCACGATGGGCATCATCAGGAAGCCCAGCGCCACGGCGCCGGCCAGCCCCGAAAAGCCGAACTTCAGCACGATCAGGCCGTAGGCCACCAGCCCCATCACAATCGCGGGAATCCCCGCCAGCACGTCGCTCACCATGCGGATGGTGGGCATCAGGG encodes:
- the pstA gene encoding phosphate ABC transporter permease PstA, which translates into the protein MSAASSSPARRHALSPARRLQNTLMGGLILLATLLVVAPLILIFLYLLREGFAAMFNLDFARAREGLGAVFSGANLDFFTKTPAPEGEKGGGLANAILGSIEMLAMASVIGVLVGVAGGIFLAEYPRHPLMPTIRMVSDVLAGIPAIVMGLVAYGLIVLKFGFSGLAGAVALGFLMMPIVVRTTEEVLKLVPQTVREAGLALGLPKWLVTLRIVLPAAAGGIITGVMLALARVAGEAAPLLFTAFGNSAVNLDPRGPMSALPLEIYRGATSAYDENQRLAKAGALLLITLIFVTSLLARRASRRK